From the Vulpes lagopus strain Blue_001 chromosome 15, ASM1834538v1, whole genome shotgun sequence genome, one window contains:
- the KCNE3 gene encoding potassium voltage-gated channel subfamily E member 3, translated as METTNGTETWYESLHAVLKALNATLHSNLLCRPGPDDLTGERRASLPGRDDNSYMYILFVMFLFAATVGSLILGYTRSRKVDKRSDPYHVYIKNRVSMI; from the coding sequence ATGGAGACCACCAACGGGACTGAAACCTGGTATGAGAGCCTGCACGCAGTGCTGAAGGCTCTAAACGCCACTCTTCACAGCAACTTGCTCTGCCGGCCAGGGCCAGACGACCTGACTGGGGAGCGGCGGGCCAGCCTACCTGGCCGTGATGACAACTCCTACATGTACATTCTCTTCGTCATGTTTCTATTTGCTGCCACCGTGGGCAGCCTCATCCTGGGATATACCCGCTCCCGTAAAGTGGACAAACGCAGTGACCCCTATCATGTGTATATCAAGAACCGTGTGTCTATGATCTGA
- the LIPT2 gene encoding putative lipoyltransferase 2, mitochondrial isoform X1 codes for MRPPAVRLVRRGRMPYAELLALQERWLRRLQAAPGPEAPSGAEAGALLLCEPAGPVYTSGLRGGLTPEEMARLRALGAEVRATGRGGLATFHGPGQLLCHPVLDLRRLGLRLRTHVAALEACAVRLCECQGLQGARARPPPYTGVWLGERKVCAIGVRCGRHITSHGLALNCSTDLGWFEHIVPCGLVGTGVTSLSEELRRHVTVDEVIPPFLQAFKETYKCTLISEDSPN; via the exons ATGCGGCCACCCGCGGTACGGCTGGTGCGGCGAGGCCGGATGCCCTACGCCGAGCTCCTGGCCCTCCAGGAGCGCTGGCTGCGGCGGCTGCAGGCCGCGCCAGGCCCTGAGGCCCCGTCCGGGGCTGAGGCGGGCGCACTGCTGCTCTGCGAGCCCGCGGGGCCCGTGTACACGTCCGGGCTGCGTGGCGGCCTGACGCCGGAGGAGATGGCGCGGCTGCGGGCCCTGGGCGCCGAGGTACGCGCCACGGGACGCGGTGGCCTGGCCACTTTCCACGGCCCGGGCCAGCTGCTCTGCCACCCGGTGCTAGACCTGCGGCGCCTGGGCCTGCGCCTGCGCACCCACGTAGCGGCGCTGGAGGCGTGCGCAGTGCGCCTGTGCGAGTGCCAGGGCTTGCAAGGCGCCCGCGCGCGGCCCCCGCCCTACACGGGTGTCTGGCTCGGGGAACGCAAGGTCTGCGCTATCG GAGTCCGCTGTGGAAGGCACATCACGTCCCACGGCCTGGCTCTGAACTGTTCTACAGACCTTGGGTGGTTTGAGCACATTGTCCCCTGCGGGCTGGTTGGGACAGGTGTCACCTCTCTGAGTGAGGAGCTCCGAAGGCATGTCACTGTGGATGAAGTAATACCACCTTTCCTTCAGGCTTTTAAAGAGACCTACAAATGCACGTTGATCTCAGAGGACAGCCCCAACTGA
- the LIPT2 gene encoding putative lipoyltransferase 2, mitochondrial isoform X2: MRPPAVRLVRRGRMPYAELLALQERWLRRLQAAPGPEAPSGAEAGALLLCEPAGPVYTSGLRGGLTPEEMARLRALGAEVRATGRGGLATFHGPGQLLCHPVLDLRRLGLRLRTHVAALEACAVRLCECQGLQGARARPPPYTGVWLGERKESAVEGTSRPTAWL, from the exons ATGCGGCCACCCGCGGTACGGCTGGTGCGGCGAGGCCGGATGCCCTACGCCGAGCTCCTGGCCCTCCAGGAGCGCTGGCTGCGGCGGCTGCAGGCCGCGCCAGGCCCTGAGGCCCCGTCCGGGGCTGAGGCGGGCGCACTGCTGCTCTGCGAGCCCGCGGGGCCCGTGTACACGTCCGGGCTGCGTGGCGGCCTGACGCCGGAGGAGATGGCGCGGCTGCGGGCCCTGGGCGCCGAGGTACGCGCCACGGGACGCGGTGGCCTGGCCACTTTCCACGGCCCGGGCCAGCTGCTCTGCCACCCGGTGCTAGACCTGCGGCGCCTGGGCCTGCGCCTGCGCACCCACGTAGCGGCGCTGGAGGCGTGCGCAGTGCGCCTGTGCGAGTGCCAGGGCTTGCAAGGCGCCCGCGCGCGGCCCCCGCCCTACACGGGTGTCTGGCTCGGGGAACGCAAG GAGTCCGCTGTGGAAGGCACATCACGTCCCACGGCCTGGCTCTGA